CGGCAGGCCGGCGGTCTGCATGGCGGCGACGTTAGGCGGCGTGAAGGTACGCCGCGCGTCGCCCTCGGGGCGGCCGTCGACGCCGCCGCCGAAGAACCAGCGCGGGTCGAACTGCCTCACCATGTGGGCGGTGTCGATGGTGATGACGACGGCGGGAGGCTGGAGGTACATTTGCTGGGAATGGCGCGGATGACGGCGCGGGCGATACGGCGCGATGCGGCGCGAACGGCGTCTCACACCGCTCGACGGCGCGGAACGGCGCGGAGCGGCGCGGAACCGCGCGGACGGTGCCCCTGTACTTGGGTAGGTTAACGGGGCGCCGTGCGGCGCCGTACCCGCGCCGTTGGCGTCCTTCGCGCCCGATCGCGCCGCACCGCCCGCGCATCACCGCCGGCGCCGTCATCGGCGCCGTCCACCCACGCCACCGATGACCAGACGCTTCGCGCTCCTCGCCGCGCTCACCCTTGGCGCCCTGCCCATGCGCGCGCAGACGACTCCCCCGGTGAGGGATCGCATCGCCGACTACACGCCCGTCCGGCTCACCACCGACCTCTCGAAGCTCACGCCGTCGGAGCGGCGGATGCTGCCGCTGCTGATCGAGGCGGCGCGCGCGCGATGGACGAGGGGTTCTGGATGCAGACGTATGGGAACCGCGACTCGCTCATGGCGTCGCTGACGGATCCCGCGCTGCGGCGCTTCGCGGAGATCAACTACGGGCCGTGGGACCGGCTGCACGAGGACGCGCCGTTCGTCGCCGGCGTGGGGCCGAAGCCGCCCGGCGCGAACTTCTATCCGCGCGACCTCACGAAGGCGGAGCTGGAGCGCGAGGTGGCGAAGGGCGGCGCACACGCCGACTCGCTGCGCGGCCTGTACACCGTCGTGCGCCGCGGCCCGAACGGCCTCGTCGCCGTGCCGTACCACGTCGCGTACGCGGCGCCGCACACGCGCGCCGCGGCGAAGCTGCGCGAGGCGGCCGCGCTGGCCGAGAACGCGGCGCTGAAGAAGTACCTCACGCTGCGCGCCGACGCGCTGGAGACCGACGACTATCAGCCGAGCGACTTCGCGTGGATGGCGATGAAGGACAACACGCTCGACGTGGTGATCGGCCCGATCGAGACGTACGAGGACGCGCTCGCCGGGTACAAGGCGGCGGACGAGGCGTACGTGCTCGTGAAGGACCAGGCATGGAGCGCGCGGCTCGCGCGGCTCACCTCGCAGCTCCCGGCGCTGCAGCGCGCGCTGCCGGTCGACGCCAAGTACCGTGCGGAGTCGCCGGGCACGGACTCGGACCTCAACGCGTACGACGCGCTGTTCTACGCGGGGCAGGCGAACAGCGGCGCGAAGACGATCGCGATCAACCTGCCGAACGACGAGGAGGTGCAGCTCAAGGCGGGATCGCGGCGGCTGCAGCTCAAGAACGCGATGCGCGCGAAGTTCGACAAGATCCTCGTGCCGATCGTGGGGCTCACGATCGCGGCCGACCAGCGGAAGTACGTGAACTTCGACGCGTTCTTCGAGAACACGATGTTCCACGAGGTGGCGCACGGGCTCGGGATCAAGAACACGGTCACCGGCGCGGGCACCGTCCGGCAGGCGCTGAAGGAGACGGCGGGCGGCCTCGAGGAGGAGAAGGCGGACATCCTCGGCCTGTGGATGGCGGTGAAGCTGGCCGAGCAGGGCGAGCTGCAGGACCGCGAGGTGAACGACAACTTCGTGACGTTCCTCGCGGGGCTGTTCCGCTCCGTCCGCTTCGGCGCGAGCGACGCGCACGGGCGGGCGAACATGGCGACGTTCAACTTCCTGCAGGAGGCCGGCGCGTTCACGCGCGCCAGCGACGGCACGTACCGCGTGGACTTCCCGAAGATGCGCGCGGGGATGGAGGCGCTCTCGGCGAAGATCCTGATGCTGCAGGGGAACGGCGACTACGCCGGCGTGCAGGCGTTCATGCGCGACATGGGCGTCGTGCGGCCGCAGCTGAAGGCGGACCTGGCGAAGTTAGGCACCGCGCGGATCCCGGTGGACATCGTGTTCGAGCAGGGGATGCCGGTCACGAAGTGAGCGGACGAGCTCCTACTCAGCCGATCGCCTTGCCCTCGGCGTCGTACACGGTGACCGGCCCGGCGCCTAACGATTCGAGATCCGGACGAACGGACGGATTGCCGACGACGACGAGCTGCAGCTCGTCGGGCTTGAGGTACTTCACCGCCGCGGCCTGCACGTCGGCGGCGGTCACGCCGCGGATGCGGTCGCGGTAGGTGTCGAAGTAGTCCTCGGGCAGCCCGTAGATGGTGAGGTTCGACAGCGCGCTCGCGATCGCGGCGGTCGTCTCGTAGCGGATGGGGAAGACGCCGTCGAGGTAGCTCGTGGCGAGCGACAGCTCGCTCGGCGACACCGGCTCGGCGCGCATCCGGTCGATCTCCTTCAGGATCTCGCCGAGCGCCGCGCTCGTGACGTCGCTCTGCACCGCGCTCGACACGTCGAACGGGCCGGCGGCGAGCCGCCAGTCGAAGCCGGAGCCGGCGCCGTAGGTGTAGGCGTGCTCCTCGCGCAGGTTCATGTTCACGCGCGAGTTGAACAGCCCCCCGAGAATCGCGTTCATGACGACGATCCCGAAGTAGTCGGGCGTCACGCGCGGCACGCCGACGTGGCCGACGCGCAGCTCGCTCTGCGGGGCGTCGGCCTTCGTCACGAGGTGGACGCGTCGCTCGCGCGCCGCGGGCCGGTCGTCCACGCGCGGCATCGACGGCGCGTCGCCGGTCCAGCCGCCCAACGCCTCGCGCGCGAGCCGCTCCGCGTCGTCGACGGTGACGTCGCCGGCGACGACCAGCGTGGTCGCGCCGGGCACGTAGCGCTCGGCGTGGAAGCGCGCGACGTCGTCGCGGCCGAGCGACGAGACGGAGCGCTCGTCGCCCGCCTCGGGGCGGCCGTAGCGCGAGCCGGGCGCGTAGACGAAGCGCGCGAACATCTCGTCGGCGAGGCCGCGTGGCTCGGTGCGCAGCTGCAGGATGTCGGCGATGCGCTCCTGCTTCAGCCGCTCGACCTCGCGCTCGGGGAACGCGGGGTCGGCGAGGACGTCGGCGAACAGGCGGAACGCCTCGGGCAGCCGCGAGGCGAGCGTCGTCAAGCTGACGAACGCCGCGTCCCAGTCCGCGCCGGCGTCGACCGCGGCGCCGAGCCGCTCGACGGTGCGCGTGAGCGCGACCGCGTCGAGCGACGCGGTGCCCTCGGTGAGCGCGCGCGCGGTGAGCGAGGCCAGCCCCTCGCGCCCCTCGGGATCGGACGACGCGCCGGCGCGCACGACGGCGGCGACGGTGACGACCGGGAGCTTGTGCGCCGGGGCGACGACGAGACGCAGGCCGTTAGGCAGCGTGCGTCGCTCGAAGCGAGGGAAGTGGTACGGGCGCGGCGCGCCGGGCTCCGGACGCGGCAGCCCGCCGAGCGGGGAGCGTGGAGCGGGGAGCGTGGAGTTCGTGGCGTCGCTCATCACGCAACCTCCGACATCGTTTCCGCTCCACGCTCCACGCTCTCCGCTCCACGCTCGGCATGCTCGTCGGATGATGCCTTGGGCACGTAGACGAGGTACGCCCGGTTGTCCGGCCCCATGTAGTCACGCGCGAACGCGTTCACGTCGGCCGCCGTCACGGCGCGGTAGCGGTCCACCTGCTCGTTCGCGAGCGACGGGTCGCCGAAGTACGTCGCGAAGCGCGACAGCTGGTCGGCACGTTCGCCGGCCGACTGCATGGCGACGACGAAGCCGCTCTCGATGAGCGCGAGCGCGCGCTCGACCTCCTCGTCCGTCACGGCGCCGTCGTCCGTGCGCAGCCGGTCCACCTCGTCGGTGAGCGCGTCGGCGAGCGTGTCGGCGTCGACGCCGGGGCGCGCGACGGCGTCGAGGATGAGCAGGTCGGCGCCCTTCGGCAGGTCGAACGTCGACGCGCTCGCCTCGCTCGCGAGCTGCCGCTCGCGCACGAGCCGCTCGTGCAGACGGCTGCCGTTGCGCAGGCCGAGCACCGCGCCGCACACGCTCGCGGCGTAGTACCCGTCGCTGCCGAAGGCCGGCGCGCGGAACGCGAGGAAGACGCGCGGCAGCACGACGTCGTCGGGCACGACCTGGCGGAGCGTCGCGCCGAACGTCGGCGGCAGCTCGAACGACGGGAGCGCCGGCTTCCCCTGCCCGCGCGGGATGGACCCGAAGTGCTTCTCGACGAGCGCGCGCGCCTCCGCGGGGTCGAAGTCGCCGGCGATGGTGAGCACGGCGTTGTCGGGCGTGTACCACGTGGCGAAGAACTCGGCCACGTCCTCGAGCGCGGCGGCGTCGAGATCCTCGAACGAGCCGATGAGCGAATGATGGAACGGGTGGTCGGGCGGATAGCAGAGCGCCGGCAGCCGCTCCCACCACGTGCCGTACGGCTGGTTGTCGACCGACCAGCGGCGCTCGTTCTTCACGACGTCCCGCTGGGTGTCGAGCTTCTCCTGCGTCATCGCGGGCAGCAGCCGCGCCATGCGGTCGGCCTCGAGCCACAGCGCGAGCTCGAGCTGGTTCGACGGCACGGTCTCGAAGTAGTTCGTGCGGTCGAGCCACGTCGATCCGTTCAGCGTCCCGCCGGCGCGCTGCACGAGCTCGAAGTGCTCGTTCGCGGCGACGTTCGCGGATCCCTGGAAGAGCATGTGCTCGAACAGGTGGGCGAAGCCGGTGCGTCCGGCGCGCTCGTTCGCCGAGCCGACGTGGTACCAGAGATTCACCGCGACGATGGGCGCGGTGTGGTCCTCGCTCAACGTGACGCGGAGGCCGTTGGCCAACGTGTAGGTCTCGATCGGGATTCTCATGCGTCAAAGCTAAGGGAGGGCGGAAGCGGAGACGGCGGCCGCCGTTATCCGATTCCGCCGCGCCCGAGTGGTCCGACGTTTGACTTATCCCTGCACCCCTTCGCGGATACTCCGATGCAGCAGCTGACCTCGGCCGACGACTACGACACGCTCCGCGAGCTTCCGCTCGTCCTCGTCTACAAGCACAGCTCGCGCTGCCCGATCAGTCTCATCGCGTACCAGGAAGTCGCCCAGCTCGAGGAGCATCACCCGGACATCCCGGTGTTCCTCGTCGACGTGATCGACAGCCGGCCCGTGTCGCGGCACGTGGCGAACGAGACGGGAGTCGTGCACCACTCGCCGCAGCTCATCCTGCTCGTCCGTGGCGAGCCGGTCTGGGCGGTGTCGCACTTCGACGTGCGGGCCGACGAGCTCGGGGGGCGGCTCGAGGCGCTCGTGGGATGATCCCGTGAGGATCGGCGCGGTACCTAGCGCCTAGGGGGGCGCCCCCCCTGCGCCCAGCATAGTGCCGCGCCGCCGGGCGTCCGTCACCATTCGAACGCCGGGCGGCACCAAACTGGCACCCCGCCCCCCGCACGGTGGGATTCCATCCATGCGGGACGCGGGCGGGGCATGCAGCGACGGCCGCAGGAGCAGACGCGGGGGCGGTGGTCCGGCGCGACGACGCGTCGGCGCATGACGCGCGCGCTGACGGCCGTCGGGTCGGCCGTCGCCGCCGCGGTCGCCGCGCGCGCGGCCGCCACCCAGCCGCCGCGCACCCCGCGCCCGGAGTCGTACGCGGTCATCGTCCACCCGCTCGTCGCGGCGAGCGGGGTGTCGCTCGCCCAGCTGCGCGCGATGTTCCTCGGCACGCGTCGCAACTGGGACGACGGCGCGCGCGTCGTGCTCATCGTGCAGACGCCGGGGACGCGCACGCGCGAGGTGCTGCTGCGCGAGCTGTATCACATGGACGAGGCGGCGTTCAAGCGGTACTGGATCGCGCGCACGTTCCGCAGCGAGAGCGGGACGGGCGGCCCGACGCTCGTGTCGAGCGACGCGCTCGCGCGGCGGCTGACGGCGAGCATTCCGGGCGCGATCGCGGTCGTGCCGGCGGCGGAGGTGGACGGCGGCGTGCGCGTGCTGCGCATCGACGGCCGGCTGCCCGGCGCCGAGGGCTATCCGCTCGCCGCCGGCGCTCCCTGAGCGCGTCCCCACCATGCCCTCCGCTGTCCCGCGCGGCGACGACCACCGCGCACTGCCGCCGCCCCGTCCGCGCAGCCTGCGCGCCCGATTCGCGCGGGTGTTCGGCGTGCTGCTCGCGCTCGCGGCGCTCGACGCGGCGGCGTTCTACTGGGGCGCGCGGCAGCGCGGGCGCGTGTTCCGCGAGCTGCGCGACACGATCGCCCGCCACGCCGCGCTCACCGAGACGCGCGCCGGTCTGGACGACCACGCGAAGCGCATCCGCGTCGTCGTGCAGCTCGTGGGCGTCGAGCACGCGCCGATCGATCCCGACGAGCGACGACGCGCGCTGCAGTCGGTCGCGGCGCTGCGTCACCGGGCGGACCGCGCGACGGGCGGCGTGCCGGGGCTCGCCACCGTGCGCGCGGAGACCGACTCGCTCGCCGACGCGTGGTCGCGCTTCTACGATCGTCAGGGGATCGACCCCGCCGACGCGATCCTCGTCGCCGTCACGCGCGCCGAGCCGCTCGCCCAGCGACTGTTAGGCACCGACCTCCCGGCGGCGATCCGCGGCGAGCAGCGGCGCGTGGCCGAGGCGAGCGCCGCGTTCGAGCGCGCCGACCGCGCGACGTCGGCGATCGCGTGGGCGGTGCTCGCGCTGTCGGTGGGCGTCAGCGTGGCGCTCGCGTACCTGCTGTCGCGCGACCTGCGCGGCGCGATCGGCGCGCTGCACACGGGCGTCGAGCGGCTCGGCGCGGGCGATCTCGCGCACCGCGTGGACGTGACGACGTGCGAGGAGCTCGCGACGGTGGGGCGGAGCCTGAACACGATGGCGCAGCGGCTGCGCCAGGCGCGTCAGGAGCTCGAGCGCCGCAACCAGGAGCTCGCCCATCTCGCGTTCCGCGACCCGCTCACGAACCTCGCGAACCGCACGCTGTTCCGCGAGCACGTGGAGCGCGCGCTCGCCGGACGGCACGGGCACGCCGACGAGATGTCGATCCTGTTCATCGACCTCGACGACTTCAAGAGCATCAACGACACGCTCGGCCACCACTCCGGCGACCGCCTGCTCGTCGACGTCGCGACGCGGCTGCTCGAGGCGACGCGCGGCAGCGACACGGTGGCGCGACTCGGCGGCGACGAGTTCGCGATCCTGCTGCACCGCGTGCGCGAGCGCGCGGAGGCGATCTCCGTGGCCGAGCGCGTGCTGTGGGCGCTGCGTGCCCCGTTCGAGCTCGACGGACGCACGCTGCACGTGTCGGCGAGCATCGGCGTCGTGTTCCACCACGACGGGCAGTCGACCGAGGAGCTGCTGCGCAACGCCGACGTCGCGATGTACCGCGCGAAGGCCGAGGGCAAGGGGCAGCACGCGGTGTTCGCGCCGGAGATGCACGCCGCGCTGCTCGACCGCGTGGAGCTCGCCGCGGAGCTGCGCGACGCGCTGCAGCGCGAGGCGCTGTCGGTGGTGTACCAGCCGATCGTCGATCTCGTGGACCGGCGTGTCGCGGGGTTCGAGGCGCTCGTGCGGTGGCCGCACTCGCGGCGCGGCCCGGTGTCGCCGACGCTGTTCATCCCGCTCGCCGAGGAGGTCGGGGCGATCGTGCCGTTAGGCCGGTGGGTGATCGGCCGCGCGTGCCACGAGGCGGCGCGGTGGCAGCGCGAGCGGAACGGCCGCGGTCCGGTCGGCGTGAGCATCAACGTCTCCGGCCTGCAGCTCGCCGACCCGGCGTTCGTGCGCGACGTGCGCACGGCGCTCGACGAGTCGGGGCTCGACCCCGGGATCCTCACGCTCGAGATCACCGAGACGGTCATCATGCGCGACAGCGTCTCCACGCTCGCCCGGCTGCGCGAGCTGAAGTCGCTCGGCGTGCGCGTCGCGATCGACGACTTCGGCACGGGCTACTCGTCGCTCGCGTACCTGCAGCGCTTCCCGGTCGACGTGCTGAAGATCGACAAGGCGTTCGTCGACCAGATCGCCGACGGCGGCAACGACGCCGCGCTCGCGCGCACGATCGTGCCCCTCGGCGACATGCTGCAGCTGCACACCGTGGCGGAAGGGATCGAGCGCGCGGACCAGCACGCGGAGCTGCTCGCCGCCGGCTGCCGCCTCGGGCAGGGCTACTTCTTCTCGCACCCGCTCGACGCCGACGCGGCAGGGGAGTTCCTGCGCGCGGACTGACGCGCGCCGTTCACGACTCCACGTTCTTTGTCTTCAATACAAGGAATCGGAAGAATCCAAGAAAACCCGTCAGCCGAAGAGGATTCCTTGAGTTCTCCCGATTCCTCGAATTGCAACCCCTGGCAGTGGAGTCGTCCCCGCGCGCCTAACGCCCGGTGAGCTCCGCGAGCTTCGCGCGCGCGGCGGCGAGATCCGGGAAGTCGCGCGGCGCCGAGCGCCACTGGGTGAGCACGGCGCGGTACTGGCGCGCCGCGCCGGTCGTGTCGCCGACCTGCAGCAGGAGATCGCCGAGGAGCAGCGGCGCGCGCAGCGCGTCGTCCTGTCCCTCGGAGCCGAACGGGCGCCGCTCGATGACGTCGCGCAGCACGGCGCGCGCAGAGTCGGGGCGCCCGGACGCCTCGAGCGCCGCGGCGGCGAGCATGCGCGGCGGCACGAAGAACGGGAAACCGCCGGTTCGCTGCAGCGCGGCGAGCGCGTCGTCCGGCCGGCGCCGCTCGAGCTGCGACGTCGCTTCCGCGAGCGCCGCGGCGGCGACGTCGGCGCGGTTCGCCGGGTTCACGCGCGGCCGCAGCAGCGCGAGCACGGTGTCCACCGCGGCGCTGCGCCCCTGGCGGCCGCAGTCGTACGCGATGAGCGCCAGCATCACCGGCTCGAACGTCGGGTCGCGCGCGAGCGCGAGCACGCGGGTGATCTGCGAGTCGGCCTCCGGCAGGCGGCCGGCGAGGCGGTACGCGCCGGCGAGCAGCAGTCGGCTGCGTCCCTCGCCTAACGGCGACGGGATCTGCGCCGCGGCCTCGGCGGCGCGCCGGAACGCGTCGGCGGCCTCGTCGAGCCGCCCGTCCCACACCGCGAGGTAGCCGAGCGACCGCAGCGCGAGCGCACGGTCGGCGACGCGCGCCGACTCGGTCATGCGGCGGAACGCCGACTCGGCCTGCGCCATGCGGCCGAGGTGCACGAGCGCACCGCCGTACTCGGTGTTCACGTTGCCGCGGTACAGCACGGTGGAGTCGACCGCGTCGGCGCGGGCGTACGCGCGCACGGCGTCGTCGAAGCGGCCCATCCCCTTGTACGTCGTGGCGATGTTGATCCACGCGTT
This DNA window, taken from Gemmatirosa kalamazoonensis, encodes the following:
- a CDS encoding dipeptidyl-peptidase 3 family protein, whose product is MQTYGNRDSLMASLTDPALRRFAEINYGPWDRLHEDAPFVAGVGPKPPGANFYPRDLTKAELEREVAKGGAHADSLRGLYTVVRRGPNGLVAVPYHVAYAAPHTRAAAKLREAAALAENAALKKYLTLRADALETDDYQPSDFAWMAMKDNTLDVVIGPIETYEDALAGYKAADEAYVLVKDQAWSARLARLTSQLPALQRALPVDAKYRAESPGTDSDLNAYDALFYAGQANSGAKTIAINLPNDEEVQLKAGSRRLQLKNAMRAKFDKILVPIVGLTIAADQRKYVNFDAFFENTMFHEVAHGLGIKNTVTGAGTVRQALKETAGGLEEEKADILGLWMAVKLAEQGELQDREVNDNFVTFLAGLFRSVRFGASDAHGRANMATFNFLQEAGAFTRASDGTYRVDFPKMRAGMEALSAKILMLQGNGDYAGVQAFMRDMGVVRPQLKADLAKLGTARIPVDIVFEQGMPVTK
- a CDS encoding M16 family metallopeptidase: MSDATNSTLPAPRSPLGGLPRPEPGAPRPYHFPRFERRTLPNGLRLVVAPAHKLPVVTVAAVVRAGASSDPEGREGLASLTARALTEGTASLDAVALTRTVERLGAAVDAGADWDAAFVSLTTLASRLPEAFRLFADVLADPAFPEREVERLKQERIADILQLRTEPRGLADEMFARFVYAPGSRYGRPEAGDERSVSSLGRDDVARFHAERYVPGATTLVVAGDVTVDDAERLAREALGGWTGDAPSMPRVDDRPAARERRVHLVTKADAPQSELRVGHVGVPRVTPDYFGIVVMNAILGGLFNSRVNMNLREEHAYTYGAGSGFDWRLAAGPFDVSSAVQSDVTSAALGEILKEIDRMRAEPVSPSELSLATSYLDGVFPIRYETTAAIASALSNLTIYGLPEDYFDTYRDRIRGVTAADVQAAAVKYLKPDELQLVVVGNPSVRPDLESLGAGPVTVYDAEGKAIG
- a CDS encoding M16 family metallopeptidase, whose translation is MRIPIETYTLANGLRVTLSEDHTAPIVAVNLWYHVGSANERAGRTGFAHLFEHMLFQGSANVAANEHFELVQRAGGTLNGSTWLDRTNYFETVPSNQLELALWLEADRMARLLPAMTQEKLDTQRDVVKNERRWSVDNQPYGTWWERLPALCYPPDHPFHHSLIGSFEDLDAAALEDVAEFFATWYTPDNAVLTIAGDFDPAEARALVEKHFGSIPRGQGKPALPSFELPPTFGATLRQVVPDDVVLPRVFLAFRAPAFGSDGYYAASVCGAVLGLRNGSRLHERLVRERQLASEASASTFDLPKGADLLILDAVARPGVDADTLADALTDEVDRLRTDDGAVTDEEVERALALIESGFVVAMQSAGERADQLSRFATYFGDPSLANEQVDRYRAVTAADVNAFARDYMGPDNRAYLVYVPKASSDEHAERGAESVERGAETMSEVA
- the ytxJ gene encoding bacillithiol system redox-active protein YtxJ, whose protein sequence is MQQLTSADDYDTLRELPLVLVYKHSSRCPISLIAYQEVAQLEEHHPDIPVFLVDVIDSRPVSRHVANETGVVHHSPQLILLVRGEPVWAVSHFDVRADELGGRLEALVG
- a CDS encoding putative bifunctional diguanylate cyclase/phosphodiesterase; the encoded protein is MPSAVPRGDDHRALPPPRPRSLRARFARVFGVLLALAALDAAAFYWGARQRGRVFRELRDTIARHAALTETRAGLDDHAKRIRVVVQLVGVEHAPIDPDERRRALQSVAALRHRADRATGGVPGLATVRAETDSLADAWSRFYDRQGIDPADAILVAVTRAEPLAQRLLGTDLPAAIRGEQRRVAEASAAFERADRATSAIAWAVLALSVGVSVALAYLLSRDLRGAIGALHTGVERLGAGDLAHRVDVTTCEELATVGRSLNTMAQRLRQARQELERRNQELAHLAFRDPLTNLANRTLFREHVERALAGRHGHADEMSILFIDLDDFKSINDTLGHHSGDRLLVDVATRLLEATRGSDTVARLGGDEFAILLHRVRERAEAISVAERVLWALRAPFELDGRTLHVSASIGVVFHHDGQSTEELLRNADVAMYRAKAEGKGQHAVFAPEMHAALLDRVELAAELRDALQREALSVVYQPIVDLVDRRVAGFEALVRWPHSRRGPVSPTLFIPLAEEVGAIVPLGRWVIGRACHEAARWQRERNGRGPVGVSINVSGLQLADPAFVRDVRTALDESGLDPGILTLEITETVIMRDSVSTLARLRELKSLGVRVAIDDFGTGYSSLAYLQRFPVDVLKIDKAFVDQIADGGNDAALARTIVPLGDMLQLHTVAEGIERADQHAELLAAGCRLGQGYFFSHPLDADAAGEFLRAD